In the genome of bacterium, one region contains:
- a CDS encoding UPF0175 family protein: MEENVLTLKYPDDLLLSLKESKERFEEEARYLLALKLYELGKISSGKAAKLAGLNRVNFLMRLGQYKVSPFQVELKEILEESKR; the protein is encoded by the coding sequence ATGGAAGAGAATGTTTTAACGCTAAAATATCCAGATGATCTTCTGCTTTCCCTTAAAGAAAGTAAAGAAAGGTTTGAGGAAGAAGCAAGGTATCTCTTAGCCCTGAAACTTTATGAGCTTGGCAAAATCTCTTCTGGCAAGGCGGCAAAATTAGCTGGCTTAAACAGGGTGAATTTTCTAATGAGGCTTGGACAATATAAGGTTTCTCCCTTTCAAGTAGAGCTAAAGGAGATTTTAGAAGAATCCAAAAGATGA